The genomic DNA CATGGTGCACCTGTATGAGGATTCGGTGGTGCACTCGGTAGTTCCCCTGGAGGAAAGCACCACGGTGGGCGAGCGGGTGGGGCCCGAGGAGACTGCTGCCCGGCTGGCTGCTGCGGGAATCCGCATTCCCGAGGACCGCCGGCTTACCTCAGCCTGAACCTGCGGCCCCACGCTGGCCGGATTACTCCGGTTCCGGCCCCAGATTGAAGAATCGTCCCGAGAGGGTTTCCGGAGAGAGCTCCACAAAGCGGTATTTTTCGGTCCGGACCCAAGGCTTCAGCGGCAGCTTTTCGGCAGCCTCGATCTCCGCGGAGGTCTCCAGTTCCCGGGTGGTGCCCTGCACGATGACGGACCAGGCCTGGTCACTGTGGACACCGTCCGCTTCGAACGCCACATACGAGTTGACCGTCAGCTCCGCGAGCTTGGTGCCGGGCGCCGTCCGGAAGAGAATCACGCCGTCGTGCGCAAAATAGTTGATCGGAAAGATGTTGGGCCGGTTGGCGACACTGACCGCCAGCCTGCCGTGGAACGTGTGTTCGAGGTACTTCCAGCTTTGCTCGGAGGTCAGTTCCACTACCGGGGGGCGCTCGTCACTTGTCATGTTTCCAGTGTGCCAAGGGGGCTCCCCGGCCGCTACTATCAGGCTGCTTACGAACTTGACTGGCTGCGGGGTTTTAAAGAGAGTTGAGAGGGTAGTTATGCCAGCCAGCTATGGACCTCACACACTCAGAGAGCACGTGATGACAGAAGCAGATACGCAGAATCCCGGTAACGGCCAGAACAATGCCGAGGCCCCCAAGACACTGACCACCCGGCAGGGACACCCGGTCTACGACAACCAGAACACCCGTACGGTGGGCGCCCGCGGACCGGCCACGCTGGAGAATTACCAGCTCCTGGAAAAGATCAGCCACTTCGACCGTGAACGGATTCCGGAACGCGTAGTGCACGCCCGCGGTTTCGTTGCCTACGGCGAATTTGAGGCTTCCGGCAAGTGGGGCGACGAGCCCATTGCCAAGTACACCCGCGCCAAGCTCTTCTCCGAGCCGGGCAAAAAGACCGACGTCGCCATCCGGTTCTCCTCGGTGATCGGCGGCCGCGACTCCTCCGAGGCCGCCCGCGATCCGCGCGGCTTCGCCATCAAGTTCTACACCGAGGACGGCAACTGGGACCTGGTCGGCAACAACCTGGGCGTCTTCTTCATCCGCGACGCCATCAAGTTCCCGGACGTGATCCACTCCCTCAAGCCGGATCCCGTCACCTTCCGCCAGGAGCCGGCGCGCATCTTCGACTTCATGTCGCAGACCCCGGAGTCGATGCACATGCTGGTGAACCTGTTCAGCCCGCGCGGCATCCCCGCCGACTACCGGCACATGCAGGGCTTCGGCGTGAACACCTACCGCTGGGTCAACGCACAGGGCGAGTCCAAGCTGGTTAAGTACCACTGGCAGCCGCAGCAGGGCGTGAAGTCCCTGACCGAGGAAGACGCCGCGAACATCCAGGCCAATGACCTGGGCCATGCTTCCAAGGACCTGTACGAGGCCATCGAACGCGGCGACTACCCCAAGTGGGACCTGTACGTGCAGCTGATGGATGACCACGATCATCCTGAACTGGACTTCGATCCGCTCGATGACACCAAGACCTGGCCGGAGCAGGACTTTGAGCCCAAGTACGTGGGCACCATGACCCTGAACCGCAACGTCACCGACCACCACAACGAGAACGAGCAGATCGCCTTCGGTACCGGTGTGCTGGTGGACGGCCTGGAATTCTCCGACGACAAGATGCTGGTGGGCCGTACGTTTAGCTACTCGGACACGCAGCGCTACCGCGTGGGCCCGAACTACCTGCAGCTTCCGGTGAACTCCGCGAAGAACGCCCGGGTGGCGACCAACCAGCGCGGCGGCCAGATGTCCTTCGGCACCGACCTCGCGCCGGGCCAGAACCCGCACGTGAACTACGAGCCGAACATCACCGGCGGCCTGCAGGAAGCGCCCAAGCCGGAGCAGGCCGAGGTTGGCCCCGAGCTGGAGGGGCGCCTGACCCGTGCCCGCCTGCCGCGCACCAATGACTACATGCAGGCCGGCCAGCGCTACCAGCTGATGGAGCAGTGGGAGAAGGACGATCTGGTCGCCAACTTCGTGGCAAACATCGGCGAGGCGGTCCGGCCGGTGCAGGAGCGGATGCTCTGGCACTTCTACATGTGTGACGACGAGCTGGGCGCACGCGTGGGCGAGGGCCTGGGCATCAGCCTGGAGGAGATCAAGGATCTTGGCCCGCTGGCTACCCAGACGCTCAACGAGGAAGAAACCGAGCGGATGAAGAACCTGGGCCACAACGGTCCCCGCAACGTCGAAGGCCTCACCATGACGCACTGCGTGCCCAATGAGCACGTGGTGGTCACCCGCTAGGACAGCACGGCTGCCTCAGCGAACAACGACGGCGGCAGCGCACTTTTGGTGCGCTGCCGCCGTCGTCGTTTAAGCAGTAGGCTGCTCAGCGCTCCCAGGGCGCTTTGACCGGGAAGTACTTCTCCAGGAAATCAGTGACCCGTTCCGCACGCTCACCGGCGGGAACCTCCGGGAAACTGCCGTCATTGAGGCAGAACATGTCCATGTTCCGCTTCGCGAGCAGCCGCTCCAGGACTTCCAGCCCGGCGTAGGACGTGGTGTCCACGTACTTCACCTTCGCCGTTTCCTGCGTGACGGCACGTCCGGTCAGCAGGGCGTAGTAGTGGTACAGGGAGTTGGTCACCGAGATGTTGTCCTTGGCCCGGAAGGTGCTGGCGGCGGTGGCTGCGAACTCCTCGGGGAATTCCTCCTCCATCTCCAGCAGGACACTGCGGCGCAGGGGAGCGGCGGTGTGTTCCAGGTGCCTGGTGGTGATGCGGCCGAACCGTTCCCACAGCAGCCGCCGGTTCACCCGGGCCGCGTTCTCGAACCCGCTGCGCTCCGCGTCGTTGGCGCCCAGGCCGATCCGGGTGCTGGCCTCGATGAATTTGGTGATCCCGCCGGGGGAGAAGAACAGGTCCGGGGCCACCGGGCGGCCGAAGAACATATCGTCATTGGAGTACAGGAAGTGCTCCGCCAGCCCCGGAATGTGCTGCAGCTGCGCCTCGACCGCCTGGGAATTGTGGGTGGGGAGCACTGACGGATCCCTGAAGTGCTCCGTAGCCGGCACAAAGGTGACCGACGGGTGCTCTGCCAGCCAGGCCGGCCGAGGGGAATCAGAGGCAATAAAGATGCGCCGTATCCACGGCGCGAACATGTGTACCGAGCGCAGGGCGTACTTGAGCTCGTTGATCTGGCGGAAGCGGGCCTCATGGTCGTCGCCTTCACCCACCACGGCGTCCTTCATCCGGGCGGCACGGGCTGCCTGGAACTCGGCTGAGCTGCCGTCCACCCAGGAGAACACCAGATCAATGTCGAACCGGATGTCCGTGGCATGGTCGGCGAACATGTTTTCAATGGTCGGCCAGACGAGTCCGTGCTTTTCCACCGTTCCGCGCACCACTTCAGCGGCTGGAAGGGTGCGGCGGGTGAGGGAATTCTCCACCGGCAGGGTGATCTCGGCTCCTTCCAGGTCCCACAGCTCGAGCTGGACGCCTGCGGCGGCTGACAGAACCAGGTTTGTGCCGCTGAAGGCCCGCGGGCGGTAAACCCTGATGATCCGGGTTTTTTCCGTGGGGGCCAGGCTGCCGTCGGCAATGAGCAGGGTGCGGCTCTTTTTGGTATCCACGCTGCGGGCATAGAACGGCTCGTCGCGGCAGGCTTCCACCATTGCCTTGCGCAGGGCGGCCCGCATGCGCAGGTCGACGGCGATCACCGGCCGCTGGTCATTGCCGCGTACCAGCAGATAGGGGATGCCGGCGTCTTCGAGGACCTTCCGCACAAAAAGCAGATCCTCCACCATGGCCTCATGCGCAGTGCGGCCGGTGTCCATCAAGGCCAGACGGCCCTTGACGAGGGCGATGTCGGGGCGGTCCCTGACCCGCTGAACTACGGCAAGGGACGCGGTCTGCAGGTTCTCCGGCTCGAAGTCCGGCTCCGGGGCTCCGAAGTAGACATCGTGTTCGGCGGCTGTATCTGTAATGGGAACCTCCAACAACTGGTGGGCGCCCACGGGTGAGGCGCTGGGATGATGTGCAGCGCTGCACTGGGGGGGGAACCGGCGGAAGTCGGCACGGCACCGTCAGGTATACCGCAGCGGACGGCTTGCACGCTATGTGCTCAGCTGCCCGCCGCCAGTAGCATGGGTTCGGACACGGACATTCCGGGAGCCGCTGTGGGATACCGTAACACCGCACGACGCGTCACCGCCCGAAACACCCTGCTGGCCGGGGCTCTATTACTTCTGGCCGGTACGTCCTCCTGCGCCCAAGTGCCGGATCCGCCGTCGTCGTCCTCCGCCACGTCCCGCCCGTGGTCCGGATACACCACCGCTGACGGTTCACTGAGCTTTGAGCACCCGCAGGACTGGAAAGTCACCGAACTGCCGGCGCTCGCCAACGATCCGGCCGGCGGGATTTCAGTTGAGGTTGCCGAGGGCTCCGGCAGGGTAGTGGCACGCCTGGATACCGGCATCATTGCGGATTTGAGCTGCACCGCGCCGGCAGGGGCGGCCTCCTATACCGAGTACGAAAGCGTGCCGATGCCGGAACTGGACTCGGCGCAGGGATCCGAGCAACGGTTCGTCTACCGGTCACTGGCCCCCTCCGGAACGCGGAGCGCCCAGGCCACCTATGCCGTGGTGAGCGGACGGCAGGATGGCAACTGCGGAC from Arthrobacter zhangbolii includes the following:
- a CDS encoding pyridoxamine 5'-phosphate oxidase family protein; its protein translation is MTSDERPPVVELTSEQSWKYLEHTFHGRLAVSVANRPNIFPINYFAHDGVILFRTAPGTKLAELTVNSYVAFEADGVHSDQAWSVIVQGTTRELETSAEIEAAEKLPLKPWVRTEKYRFVELSPETLSGRFFNLGPEPE
- a CDS encoding catalase; translation: MTEADTQNPGNGQNNAEAPKTLTTRQGHPVYDNQNTRTVGARGPATLENYQLLEKISHFDRERIPERVVHARGFVAYGEFEASGKWGDEPIAKYTRAKLFSEPGKKTDVAIRFSSVIGGRDSSEAARDPRGFAIKFYTEDGNWDLVGNNLGVFFIRDAIKFPDVIHSLKPDPVTFRQEPARIFDFMSQTPESMHMLVNLFSPRGIPADYRHMQGFGVNTYRWVNAQGESKLVKYHWQPQQGVKSLTEEDAANIQANDLGHASKDLYEAIERGDYPKWDLYVQLMDDHDHPELDFDPLDDTKTWPEQDFEPKYVGTMTLNRNVTDHHNENEQIAFGTGVLVDGLEFSDDKMLVGRTFSYSDTQRYRVGPNYLQLPVNSAKNARVATNQRGGQMSFGTDLAPGQNPHVNYEPNITGGLQEAPKPEQAEVGPELEGRLTRARLPRTNDYMQAGQRYQLMEQWEKDDLVANFVANIGEAVRPVQERMLWHFYMCDDELGARVGEGLGISLEEIKDLGPLATQTLNEEETERMKNLGHNGPRNVEGLTMTHCVPNEHVVVTR
- a CDS encoding stealth family protein gives rise to the protein MDTGRTAHEAMVEDLLFVRKVLEDAGIPYLLVRGNDQRPVIAVDLRMRAALRKAMVEACRDEPFYARSVDTKKSRTLLIADGSLAPTEKTRIIRVYRPRAFSGTNLVLSAAAGVQLELWDLEGAEITLPVENSLTRRTLPAAEVVRGTVEKHGLVWPTIENMFADHATDIRFDIDLVFSWVDGSSAEFQAARAARMKDAVVGEGDDHEARFRQINELKYALRSVHMFAPWIRRIFIASDSPRPAWLAEHPSVTFVPATEHFRDPSVLPTHNSQAVEAQLQHIPGLAEHFLYSNDDMFFGRPVAPDLFFSPGGITKFIEASTRIGLGANDAERSGFENAARVNRRLLWERFGRITTRHLEHTAAPLRRSVLLEMEEEFPEEFAATAASTFRAKDNISVTNSLYHYYALLTGRAVTQETAKVKYVDTTSYAGLEVLERLLAKRNMDMFCLNDGSFPEVPAGERAERVTDFLEKYFPVKAPWER